One genomic window of Halobellus limi includes the following:
- a CDS encoding FkbM family methyltransferase, with amino-acid sequence MELLNKIYTAVGMIRNGQTKRLVAILSDKYREWVDIPQNNSRYVFLFPIIVLEEIHILLDECSLAYPLHDGGWQIIELSDFSRGRQILVLTRSVIDTRHGSPKHTKLMEDIYSFDGFVTVEQDDIIVDVGAYIGTLSFCFAETSSIFISIDPMAAVSDELKYNTQSYSNVITVPKAAWTKKTELEINQSSLPNENSVLQPDQRDSNSSFTVDADTVPNIVKNLGIEHIDYLKIEAEGVEMEILEAALADEIEIEKIAVDASAERDGSGVIDEVGAILESYNYDWRINEEAPEWGSEIVFAKQESSK; translated from the coding sequence ATGGAACTCCTCAATAAGATATATACGGCGGTTGGTATGATTCGAAACGGGCAGACAAAGAGGTTAGTAGCTATATTATCAGATAAGTATAGAGAATGGGTAGATATACCGCAAAACAATTCACGATATGTTTTCTTGTTCCCTATTATAGTGCTAGAAGAGATTCACATTTTACTTGATGAATGTTCGCTTGCTTATCCACTCCATGATGGGGGGTGGCAGATAATCGAATTGTCTGATTTTTCTCGTGGACGGCAGATTCTAGTACTAACTAGAAGTGTTATAGATACACGACATGGATCACCTAAACACACCAAACTGATGGAAGATATATATTCGTTTGATGGGTTTGTTACAGTTGAACAAGACGATATAATAGTTGATGTCGGTGCATATATTGGTACGCTATCTTTCTGCTTTGCTGAAACATCAAGCATCTTCATTTCGATTGACCCGATGGCTGCAGTAAGTGATGAGCTAAAATATAATACACAATCATATTCAAATGTTATTACTGTGCCGAAAGCAGCATGGACAAAAAAAACAGAATTGGAAATTAACCAGTCGTCGCTCCCGAACGAGAATTCTGTTCTCCAACCCGATCAGCGCGATTCAAATAGCTCTTTTACTGTTGATGCTGATACTGTACCAAATATTGTCAAAAACCTTGGAATTGAGCATATTGACTATCTTAAAATCGAAGCTGAGGGGGTCGAAATGGAGATTCTAGAAGCAGCACTCGCAGATGAGATCGAGATTGAGAAAATCGCAGTAGATGCTAGTGCTGAACGAGACGGTAGTGGTGTTATTGATGAAGTGGGTGCTATTCTTGAGTCCTACAATTATGATTGGCGAATTAATGAGGAAGCTCCTGAATGGGGTTCAGAAATTGTCTTCGCAAAACAAGAATCTAGTAAATGA